GCGTTTACCTTCGTATTCAAAGAAATTTTGATAGTCTCCAGAACTGCTGAGCGAGCCGTTTTTAATCTTGAAACTGCCGATGGTTTGGAGGTTTTGACCCGCACGGGGATGGCGGACTCCCACCACCTGGGCGTGTTTTTGACCAAAGAAAGTCATACCGCTGGTGCAATCTATCTGTCCGCTAATCAAGCCACTACGCTCCATGAAGACACGCGCTCTATCCAAAACATAGCCCTTGGCGAGGGCTCCGAAGGTGATTTGCATCCCCTTGGGCATAATGATGCGTTTTTCATTATAGCGTATCCGGCTGAAATTCACCTTCGCCAAGGTTTCCTGGATGGCGAGTGAATCCGGAGGAGAAGGCTCAAAATCCGGTTCACCCAGCCGGCTGAAACCCCAAAGCTCATAAAGAGGCCGCACGCTGATGTCGAAAAGACCGTCCGTGAGATGGTAAAGGCTGTCCGCCAAACAAAGCAGCTCGTAGGCGTGAGGGTTCATGGGCACAGACTTTCCATCCGCGGCATTGACGCGCGAAACCCAGCTTTGGGGGTCATAATCGTTGAAAATGGCCTCAAAGCTTTTCATGTAGGCAAACACGGAATCAATCTGGGCGGAAATGTTCTTGCTTTTGGATTTGGCGGAAATGGTGACCACGGTGTCCATGAGGTCTGGTTCAGCACGGGTGTGGGAATAGGAACGGTTGAACCAAGTCCAAGCTCCATAGGCAATTACCAGCGCCAACAGGATGAGGGAGACAATCTCTTTTTTCGTCACGCTTCAACCTTGTTTTTGGGACCTGATAATCTCGTATTCCAGAAGCAGGTCTGTGTAGTCCCGAATCGCAAACCAGGCAAGCGGAAGAGTGAAAATGAGCGGAATAAATGCCAAGCCGCTGGCGATAAGATTGATGAGGATGAGGATGAGCGCCAGGCGCCAGAGCTGCCAGCGAGCCACGTGAAAGTGTTTGTAGGAAGTTTTAAAGGCTTTCCAGGGGTTTTGGCGCAGGCGTTCCATCAAAATGGGTACGGGAAGGAAAACCGCCCAGAAATAGTTGACCAGCACCAGCCAAACCAAACGAAGGATGGGGTCGCTGCCGAATTTGGGCAATCCAAAACAGACGAGATAAATCACCACAAACCAAAGCGCGGTGAGCAATGAAAGCAGTAGCTGGCGGGGATAATCCTTCAGGGAACCAAGCACATCCTTGAATCCCACGCTGTGTCCTTCGGTTCGGCAAACAGCCGAGAATGGAATTAAAAGCATGGGAAAAAAGATAGCTAAGCCCACAGCCGTAATCAAAAGGTTTAAGAGCAGGGGGATAGTCTCTTGATTTTGGGAAAAATCCAAGCGTCCAAAAGCGTTCATCGCATAGAGCACAGCGGCCATGGGAATGACCCCGGCGATGATGGAAACAGCCGCCGCGGGGATATTTAAACCCTTGGCAGGCAGATATTTCTTCCAGGTTTTTTGAAGGCTTCTCCAGGAAGAAAGGTCTTTGGTGATAACCTGGGTTTGTTTGCCGCAATTCGAGCACCAAAAGTCGTGAGCGGCCAAAGGAGCGTCACAATGTTTACAGCGCATGTTCTCTCCGGATAATATTTAACATTTTGTCCATCCGCAGGAAGGGCATTTCAGGCAGCCCTCAGTGTGTTCCACAGAGCTGCCACAATCGGGGCAGAGGGAGATGGTCAATCTTGTCTCTGAAAGAGCTTCATCAAAAGCATCTTCTTCCAACTGCAAAGATTTGATTTCCTTGATGTTGTATTCCTGCAGAAAAGCTTCCAGAGCCTTGCCCACAGCGTCGCCGCAGGAGCTGATGATTTCTCCCTTGTGCCACATCGGGGATTGGCAACGGATGCCTTTTAACTGGCGAATGATGGCCTGAAGTTTCACGTCCGAACGCAAAGCAAGGGAGGAAAGCCGGGCGATGGCTTCCAATTGAGCGGAAGCGCAGCCGCCAACTTTGCCCATCTGGACAAAAACTTCGCAGGCGCCGCGGTCGTCGGTGTTGATGGTCACATACATGTGTCCACAGCCTGTTTCCAAGCGGCGGGTGATGCCGTGAGTCACTTCAGGACGGCTTCTGGGAGCAACAGTCCCCTGGGTTCCGGTCTTGGTGGCGCCGCTGCTGAGAACCTGGTTTTCCCGGCTTCCATCACGATAGACGGTGATGCCTTTACAGCCAAGCTGGTGGGCAAGTTCGTAGGCAATGCGGATGTCTTCCACGGTGGCGGAAGAAGGGAAATTTATGGTTTTACTGACGGCGTTGTCTGTGTATTTTTGGAAGGCGGCCTGGCTTCGGATATGCCATTCAGGGCTGATGTCGTGAGCGGTTTGGAACACCTCGCGGATGTGGGGAGGGATTTCTTCAAGCTCTGCCACGGAGCCAGCTTCAGCCACTTTTTCCAAAAGTTCCTGACTGTAGATTCCTTCTTTTTCAAGGGCTTGGCTGAACCATTTATTCACATAGAGCAGCTTTTCGCCGTCCATCACGTTTTTCACATAGACCAAGGAAAACTGGGGTTCAATTCCGCTGGATGTATCCAAAATCATGCTGATGGTTCCGGTGGGGGCAATGGTGGTGAGAGTGGCATTGCGTAAACCTTGGGAGGCAATCTTTTGGCCCAAATCGTCCCAGTTCTTTTTCAGAGGAGTTCTGCCCAAATTTCCCTTGGCATAGATGGAGCCATCAAAGCTCGGGAAGCTTCCTTTTTGTTGGGCAAGCTCCAGAGAACGCTGTTTGGCCTCAAAATCCACAAATTCCATCAGCTCTTCGGCGAGGGATACAGCCGCGTCACTGGCATAGGGAATTCCGAGCTGGAACAGGAGGTCCGCCCAGCCCATCACGCCCAGGCCAATCTTGCGGTTCAAATGCACCATTTCTTCAATCTGAGGGAGGGGGAATTTTGAGCGGTCGATAACCTGGTCGAGGAAATCCACACTGAGGCGGGTTACATAGCGGAGTTTTTCCCAATCCAAAGCGCCATCGGTGATGAGGGCGGCAAGGTTGATGGAGCCCAGGTTACAGGCTTCGTTCGGTAAAAGAGGCTGTTCACCGCAGGGGTTTGTGGATTCAATCTTTCCCAATTGGGGCGTGGGATTGGCAGCGTTTATGCGGTCCAGGAAAACGATTCCAGGCTCGCCATTTTTATGGGCCATATCCACAATCAGACAAAAGACGTCTCTGGCGTTCTGAGTGTCAACCACTTTTCCGCTGTAGGGCGAAATGAGTTCATATTCCTCATCGTTCGATACAGCCTGCATGAAGCCTTCTGTAATCCCCACGCTCAGGTTGAAATTCGTTAGTTCACTGGTGTCGGCCTTGCATTTGATGAAATCCATAATCTGAGGGTGGTCAACATTCAGAATCGCCATATTGGCGCCGCGCCTGGTTCCACCTTGTTTCACGGCGTCGGTGGCGGCGTTGAAAACTTTCAGGAACGAAATTGGCCCACTGGAAACCCCATTTGTGGAACGCACACGGGCGTCGGCTTCACGCAAACTACTGAAGGAAAAGCCGGTTCCGCCGCCACTTTTATGGATGAGAGCGGCGTTTTTCAGGGTTTCAAAGATGCTTTCCATACTGTCTTCAATGGGCAGCACAAAACAGGCGGAGAGCTGTTGGAGGTCACCTCCCGCGTTCATCAAGGTGGGGGAGTTGGGCAAAAAATAGCCTGAATCGAGGAGTTCGAAATATTCATTCTCCTTTTCTGGGTCTCCATCGGCAATATCTTTCGCCACACGGCGGATTAAGGTGTCCCAATCCTCCAGAAGCTCTCCGGCTTCATTTTTTCGGAAGTATCTTTTTTCCAATACTTTTAGAGCGTTGCCGCTGAGAATCATTTTTACTCCGGAAGGCCAAGAATTTCACGAGCCTGGGCTGGTGTGGCAAGGGGACGTCCGATTTCCTGGGCAATCCGAGCCATGCGGGCAACCAATTGGGCATTGGATTCAGCCACTACACCCTTGTGGTAGAAGATATTGTCTTCAAAACCAACCCGGATGTGACCGCCATTCACCATCGCGGTGAGAGAGGCTGGGATGTGGAATCTGCCGATGCCGGCAACAGCCCAGGTGGCTGTGGGAATCATTTCCCGCAGGTGTTCCATCATATAAAGTACGTTTTTGGGCGAGCCGTTCATACCGCCGGGAACGCCCAAGACAAATTGTACGTGCAAAGGTGTGTGGGTGATGATACCACGTTTTACGAGCCGGGCAACATAGTCCACCATACCGGATTCGTAAACCTCGACTTCCGGCACCACGCCATATTCATCAAACGCTTTGGAAAGACGCACGATGTCGCTGGGATGATTGATGAAAATATCATCGCCAAAATTCAGGGTTCCTGCGTTGAGGGTGCCCATTTCCGGTTTGAGCGCGAGAGGCGCCAGCCTTTTTTCAAAGGGTTCGCCAACGGCTCCGCCGGTGCTAATCTGGATGATAACTTCGGGAGCGGCAGCTCTTATGGCTGCAATCGCAGCGGTGAAACGGTCCATACATTGAGTGGGGTTTCCTTCGTCGTCGCGAACGTGAAGGTGGATCACCCGAGCTCCGGCTTCATAGCAGGCAATGGCTTCGCGAGCCTGTTCTTCAGGCGTGATGGGAAGATTTGGTTGGTCAGCGCGGGTGGTTTCCGCGCCTGTGATTGCGGCTGTTAAAATCAAGGGGTTCATGATAATACCTCTTTTTGTGTTATTTTAAAAAATCATTCAAACCAGCTTTCAAACAAGCGTAAACGCTGGAGCTGGAGCTGCTCGATACCCAGGATACGGCTGGCGAGCTGGTGAAACTTGGCTTCATTGTCGCTCACATAAAACTTATCCACGCCCTTGCGGACAGTCTCAGGCGGCGGCAAAATGGTTTTCAGATGATGCGCAACAGCATCAGCGCTGTCCACAAGACTCACCCCGGCGCCCATTTCGCTGGCAAAAAGAGCCTTCAACAAAGGGTAGTGGGTACAGCCCAAAACAAGGGTGTCAATACTTTTTTCCTTGTACTCCTGAAGGCATTCATTCACCACCAGGCTTGTGACGGGGTGATCCAGCCAGCCTTCTTCAACGAGCGGAACCAAGAGAGGACAGGCTTTGGAAAAAACCTGCGCGTCGGGAAGAAGGGCTAAAATTGCCTGGGTGTAAGCGCCGGAGCGGATTGTACCTTCCGTTCCGATTACGCCAATCTTATTGTTTTTGCTGACCTGGGCAGCCATTTGGGCACCGGGTTCGATGACGCCTATAACCGGGATTTCCGCCAATTTACGCAAGGCGGGCAAAGCCACGGCGGAAGCGGTGTTACAAGCCACCACCAGGGCCTTAATCCTCTTCTGGAGGAGGAAACGGGCGTTTTGAACCGAATATTCGATAACGGTGTGATGGGATTTGGGGCCATAGGGAACCCTGGCGGTGTCACCAAAATAAATCAGATCTTCACTGGGGAAAGCGGCACGTATGGCCTTGTAAACAGTGAGTCCTCCCACCCCGGAGTCGAATATCCCGATCGGCTTTGTCATCTCTTCCTCTTTAGTTTTTTACTTGCTCGGACACTTTTTTTGTGGGCTGTCTTATAGTCAACCGATTTTCTGGACTTGGCGGGCGTTTTTTTGGCAGGAAGCAGGTCTGCGTGTTGATGAGCGTTTTTAACATTTTGTAATTCCAAATAGATATCGTCACTAACCTCCATGATTTGAACCAACACTTTATCCAATAGCTGGAAATAATCTGAATTGGAGGGGTTTACAAAACGCATTTCCTTATCTTTATAGAGCCAACGACCACGGGGGAGATGTTCCACTTTGAGGAAGCCATTAACCGGAATTTGATCCAAACGGATGATGAGACCTGCGGATTTGGCAGACACGACCATTCCACTGAAGCGCTCTCCAATGAATTTTTTCATGTAGGCCATGCTGTAAACACGTTCAATGTCACGTTCGGCTTGGTCAGCAAGCAGTTCTTGTTCAGAAGCCACGCTGGCAAAGTGTTTCATCTGTTCGCTGTTGAATTTCACCTGGTCGGAACGGATTAAATATGTTTTGCAAAGTTGGTGGATAACGAGGTCGCAAAGACGACGGATGGGGCTGGTGAAATGGGTGTAAGTTTCCATTCCCAAACCGAAATGACGGATGTGGCGGATGGAATATTGCGCCTTTTTCATGCTGCGTAGGATGATGTGGTCGAAAACCTTGTGGTATTCAGCGTTGGGCAGGGAGTTCAACAGATATTGCAAAGAAGCGTTCAAAGAGCCGCGATCGTAATAGCTAATGCCGTAATGGGAAAGCAATTCGATGAGCTTTTCGATTTTCTGTAGATCCGGGTTTTCATGAATTCTGTAAAGCGAAGTGGGGGAGAGCTTTGTGAGCTGTTTGGCAGCGTATTCGTTCGCCACCAACATGAAGTTTTCAATCAATTTATGGGATTCTGTTTCCTGAGCGAGTGTGAATCTGTGAATGAGGCCTTCGTCATCGTATTCATATTCCAGTTCCGGCAGGTCGAAAAAGATGTAACCCTGCTCCAGTCTATTCTGGCTGAGCAGCGCGGAGAGTTTTCTGGCTTCGTTAAGAGCTTGGACAAGCTGTGAAGGCAGCTCTGTCTCTTCTCCATCATAAAGCGCGTCCACCTGTTCATAACTGAGTCTGAAGTCGCTTTTAACAATGGTTTCCGCCATTTTTTGGCTCAAATTTT
The Candidatus Cloacimonadota bacterium genome window above contains:
- a CDS encoding FAD:protein FMN transferase, with product MTKKEIVSLILLALVIAYGAWTWFNRSYSHTRAEPDLMDTVVTISAKSKSKNISAQIDSVFAYMKSFEAIFNDYDPQSWVSRVNAADGKSVPMNPHAYELLCLADSLYHLTDGLFDISVRPLYELWGFSRLGEPDFEPSPPDSLAIQETLAKVNFSRIRYNEKRIIMPKGMQITFGALAKGYVLDRARVFMERSGLISGQIDCTSGMTFFGQKHAQVVGVRHPRAGQNLQTIGSFKIKNGSLSSSGDYQNFFEYEGKRYHHILNPKTGYPVESVFSITVIHPSAAVSDGLSTALFLLPPPQAIEALTHYPNSNSVIFYQEQDKIVSLKSMGMKELDWHDE
- a CDS encoding vitamin B12-dependent ribonucleotide reductase, which produces MILSGNALKVLEKRYFRKNEAGELLEDWDTLIRRVAKDIADGDPEKENEYFELLDSGYFLPNSPTLMNAGGDLQQLSACFVLPIEDSMESIFETLKNAALIHKSGGGTGFSFSSLREADARVRSTNGVSSGPISFLKVFNAATDAVKQGGTRRGANMAILNVDHPQIMDFIKCKADTSELTNFNLSVGITEGFMQAVSNDEEYELISPYSGKVVDTQNARDVFCLIVDMAHKNGEPGIVFLDRINAANPTPQLGKIESTNPCGEQPLLPNEACNLGSINLAALITDGALDWEKLRYVTRLSVDFLDQVIDRSKFPLPQIEEMVHLNRKIGLGVMGWADLLFQLGIPYASDAAVSLAEELMEFVDFEAKQRSLELAQQKGSFPSFDGSIYAKGNLGRTPLKKNWDDLGQKIASQGLRNATLTTIAPTGTISMILDTSSGIEPQFSLVYVKNVMDGEKLLYVNKWFSQALEKEGIYSQELLEKVAEAGSVAELEEIPPHIREVFQTAHDISPEWHIRSQAAFQKYTDNAVSKTINFPSSATVEDIRIAYELAHQLGCKGITVYRDGSRENQVLSSGATKTGTQGTVAPRSRPEVTHGITRRLETGCGHMYVTINTDDRGACEVFVQMGKVGGCASAQLEAIARLSSLALRSDVKLQAIIRQLKGIRCQSPMWHKGEIISSCGDAVGKALEAFLQEYNIKEIKSLQLEEDAFDEALSETRLTISLCPDCGSSVEHTEGCLKCPSCGWTKC
- a CDS encoding 3-keto-5-aminohexanoate cleavage protein, whose product is MNPLILTAAITGAETTRADQPNLPITPEEQAREAIACYEAGARVIHLHVRDDEGNPTQCMDRFTAAIAAIRAAAPEVIIQISTGGAVGEPFEKRLAPLALKPEMGTLNAGTLNFGDDIFINHPSDIVRLSKAFDEYGVVPEVEVYESGMVDYVARLVKRGIITHTPLHVQFVLGVPGGMNGSPKNVLYMMEHLREMIPTATWAVAGIGRFHIPASLTAMVNGGHIRVGFEDNIFYHKGVVAESNAQLVARMARIAQEIGRPLATPAQAREILGLPE
- a CDS encoding glutamate racemase, whose product is MTKPIGIFDSGVGGLTVYKAIRAAFPSEDLIYFGDTARVPYGPKSHHTVIEYSVQNARFLLQKRIKALVVACNTASAVALPALRKLAEIPVIGVIEPGAQMAAQVSKNNKIGVIGTEGTIRSGAYTQAILALLPDAQVFSKACPLLVPLVEEGWLDHPVTSLVVNECLQEYKEKSIDTLVLGCTHYPLLKALFASEMGAGVSLVDSADAVAHHLKTILPPPETVRKGVDKFYVSDNEAKFHQLASRILGIEQLQLQRLRLFESWFE
- a CDS encoding VacB/RNase II family 3'-5' exoribonuclease: MTKKEKAVLSETLNELVSEGMLSKKSRKFWPVVSKPEPEEPIKEQANPKLLEGIFDATPLAKNLSYAFVRTEKGDFFIGAEDTLNAYHGDRVEIDPRFRSGKADRGYVRKIVKRANEIMAGDIRFSGKRKIFISGSQKIHNWFEVQDTLQAKEGEKVVLQVTNWGSPIMGKMPSGNVIEILGPSGDPQVELLAVIRQYQLPLEFPDDVLAEVEGIKTKISQKDRTGRLDLRETYTFTIDPASAKDFDDAISIETISKGWRLSVHIADVSHYVKPGSAIFKEATKRGNSFYFPKKVIPMLPELLSNQVCSLRPDEEKLTLSVITEFDRQGKNLSQKMAETIVKSDFRLSYEQVDALYDGEETELPSQLVQALNEARKLSALLSQNRLEQGYIFFDLPELEYEYDDEGLIHRFTLAQETESHKLIENFMLVANEYAAKQLTKLSPTSLYRIHENPDLQKIEKLIELLSHYGISYYDRGSLNASLQYLLNSLPNAEYHKVFDHIILRSMKKAQYSIRHIRHFGLGMETYTHFTSPIRRLCDLVIHQLCKTYLIRSDQVKFNSEQMKHFASVASEQELLADQAERDIERVYSMAYMKKFIGERFSGMVVSAKSAGLIIRLDQIPVNGFLKVEHLPRGRWLYKDKEMRFVNPSNSDYFQLLDKVLVQIMEVSDDIYLELQNVKNAHQHADLLPAKKTPAKSRKSVDYKTAHKKSVRASKKLKRKR